From a single Zygotorulaspora mrakii chromosome 2, complete sequence genomic region:
- a CDS encoding serine/threonine-protein kinase (similar to Saccharomyces cerevisiae DBF2 (YGR092W) and DBF20 (YPR111W); ancestral locus Anc_3.430), with amino-acid sequence MFSRSERDIDSLAGDIGNLSFDVGENSLKNSMRGGPVVMPATPSQYKENGYMGTPSPTKSVYVGDKSSVMDIDETTRDDIDITSSPKKLPAGFHEKAKSHKTQRVVSVCQMYFLDYYCDMFDYVISRRQRTKRVLEYLSQQRAQKSLGNERLNEEWTGYLQKEHEVLRKRRLKPKNKDFEMITQVGQGGYGQVYLARKKDTKEVCALKILNKKLLYKLNETNHVLTERDILTTTRSEWLVKLLYAFQDNESLYLAMEFVPGGDFRTLLINTRFLKSAHARFYISEMLCAVNALHELGYTHRDLKPENFLIDAKGHIKLTDFGLAAGTVSNERIESMKIRLEEVKNLEFPAFKEKSMEDRRKMYNSLRDSDVNYANSMVGSPDYMALEVLEGKKYDFTVDYWSLGCMLFESLVGYTPFSGSSTNETYENLRHWRQTLRRPRSDNGRPAFSDRTWDVITRLIADPITRLRSFEHVKRMPYFAEINFDTLRQMCPPFTPQLDNETDAGYFDDFTSEADMAKYADVFKRQNKLSAMVDDSSVDSKLVGFTFRHRNGKHGSSGILYNGSEHSDPFATFY; translated from the coding sequence ATGTTTTCCAGATCAGAAAGAGATATTGACTCGTTGGCTGGCGATATAGGGAATTTGAGTTTCGATGTGGGCGAAAAtagtttgaagaattcgATGAGGGGTGGACCGGTGGTTATGCCAGCAACTCCATCTCAATACAAGGAAAATGGATACATGGGCACGCCATCACCTACCAAGTCAGTTTACGTGGGGGACAAGAGTTCTGTTATggatattgatgaaacaACGAGGGATGACATCGATATAACGAGTTCTCCTAAAAAGCTACCAGCAGGATTTCATGAAAAGGCCAAGTCACACAAAACGCAAAGAGTGGTGAGCGTTTGCCAGAtgtattttttggattatTACTGTGATATGTTTGACTACGTGATTAGCAGAAGACAGCGTACTAAGAGAGTGCTGGAGTATTTGTCGCAGCAGAGAGCACAAAAGAGTCTTGGAAATGAACGATTAAATGAGGAATGGACGGGATATTTACAGAAAGAACATGAAGTATtaaggaaaagaagattaAAACCGAAGAATAAAGACTTTGAGATGATAACACAAGTGGGCCAAGGTGGCTACGGTCAGGTTTATTTAGCAAGAAAGAAGGATACAAAAGAAGTTTGcgctttgaagattttgaataaaaaacTACTTTATAAATTAAACGAAACTAATCATGTTTTAACCGAAAGGGATATTTTAACAACAACTAGATCGGAATGGTTAGTCAAACTATTATATGCATTTCAAGATAATGAAAGTCTATACTTGGCTATGGAATTTGTACCTGGTGGTGACTTTCGTACACTACTTATCAATACAAGATTTCTCAAGAGTGCACATGCAAGATTTTATATCAGTGAAATGCTTTGCGCAGTAAATGCATTGCATGAATTAGGCTACACACATAGAGATTTAAAACcggaaaattttttgattgatgCAAAGGGACATATAAAATTAACGGATTTTGGTTTAGCGGCTGGTActgtttcaaatgaaaGGATTGAAAGTATGAAAATAAGACTAGAAGAAGTTAAAAATTTAGAATTTCCTGcttttaaagaaaaatcaatggaagacagaagaaaaatgtatAATTCCCTGAGGGACTCCGACGTTAATTACGCAAATTCAATGGTTGGATCTCCTGATTATATGGCGTTGGAAGTCCTGGAAGGTAAGAAATATGATTTCACCGTTGATTACTGGTCGTTGGGATGTATGTTGTTCGAAAGTTTAGTTGGATATACACCATTTAGCGGATCATCAACCAATGAGACTTATGAGAATTTGAGACATTGGAGACAAACTCTAAGAAGGCCGCGCTCAGATAACGGCAGACCGGCATTTTCTGATAGAACATGGGACGTCATTACGAGGTTAATAGCCGATCCAATAACTAGATTAAGATCATTTGAACATGTTAAAAGAATGCCATATTTTGCAGAAATAAACTTTGATACTCTGAGACAAATGTGTCCACCATTCACACCACAGCTGGATAACGAAACAGATGCTGGTTACTTCGATGATTTTACCAGTGAAGCTGACATGGCAAAATATGCTGACGTTTTCAAGAGACAGAATAAATTATCAGCAATGGTTGATGATTCATCGGTAGACTCGAAGTTAGTAGGATTTACCTTCAGACATAGAAATGGTAAACATGGATCAAGTGGCATATTATACAATGGATCAGAACATTCAGATCCCTTTGCCACATTCTATTAG